A single Asterias rubens chromosome 13, eAstRub1.3, whole genome shotgun sequence DNA region contains:
- the LOC117298916 gene encoding uncharacterized protein LOC117298916, with protein sequence MASAWQTDGECHFTWNLEENPVVIKTADKMLRNITNNLAETDFLKIEHLLFKACLQVWFKKATDALVSLDEAKQEIEKRRGEDEYKGYRSVELLNRMWIEHTILPSNRILFELHEKLKTIQLEEKDLLVVGAIRSAALMRLGPVMFDTNLKLFKAAHQAFPSNPDFLFGVAFITGKKMRFMRRIGSRYYCRMDPVGKSLMDEERGYWETLKDMNLPDNRSCLVKSMLGLNLSRRDRKKEKREALELLETAYKNAPEIIEVCRNCIRFKKKEDLKGAVSMLEIAISEQPGRAENHHQLGLCYDLYAQRAKKKGENALEWNNKALAELDECLRLKSLHVYAALTRAKLLEDIPNRNPEDEYTNMSCMDFTTDDKLKIYEEFASFLNKNETASRYNARFDMWQEVMNISTEHFGHQNESGKWEATLKANDSKTKAYKVLEEHYKGQADHLKLGILFYQNYEFDQAIDMLATVDQTNAEVPYYLAKSYLKKGQEKTVGDQANPVEAAEDFTRAREKVQLARKSGLEPQQVREVLADTALAIAHNELQANANDVIQLEDKCVTSYRKAVRCGSLVAVLELMKLVEKGLIKITSISRFIQMLAEIEVCCSQSQSDALHGESKPLTFEGGLRSKETDIEPCMLMNRTKIKADIKGILSKEKFFQKARKGLFEMEVELLKERFGGTDGHGLDGREEASPLEGVTDDVIDKAVGSCCDTRPLLDRVMEKFLKDELELATVKNNYFPLILDENLTPEKTEESLLEKLKICEVDMRTHYPKLYDYLLKLQPKISPGNTFMKNFCTVVNKTKHSSGDVLDIEPYVVELARQSTDKVEEICQVFFDTMEEAKVLGTRVKDLVSAIIQGGGKEVEKADELFGILMKNEVFVIRLDNTWKYLGMLALINHSRKEAGTDVDLTSWAELSERNSGFSQDLRKGYLEVEAALLTNNGDQSSTEVLNECHKTCLEADKLLNKSLQSKENLYPTFPFLDKCPVENKQSWEGNVKKQLKSKELPSQKITNDKKLLEIILKAQPCSNEDNYRFIAMRKFLDDRSRKIFKDTVSIVKGTNATESYGVLDLTRWCVNHAEKLASEVMACMNQL encoded by the exons GATTTTGTTTGAGTTacatgaaaaactaaaaaccatACAGTTAGAGGAGAAAGATTTGCTAGTCGTTGGTGCAATTAGATCAGCGGCCCTCATGCGACTTGGGCCTGTTATGTTTGACACTAATCTGAAACTCTTCAAGGCAGCCCACCAAGCGTTCCCTTCAAATCCAGACTTTCTCTTTGGAGTTGCATTCATCACAGGCAAGAAAATGAGATTCATGAGACGAATAGGCTCGAGATACTACTGCAGAATGGACCCAGTTGGAAAATCCCTGATGGATGAAGAGAGGGGATACTGGGAAACTCTAAAAGACATGAACCTACCTGATAACCGTTCCTGTCTTGTGAAGTCAATGCTTGGATTGAACTTGAGTAGGCGTGATAGGAAAAAGGAGAAACGTGAAGCCTTGGAATTGTTAGAAACGGCATACAAAAATGCGCCAGAAATAATTGAAGTGTGCAGAAATTGTATCcgtttcaaaaagaaagaagatCTGAAAGGGGCTGTATCTATGCTGGAGATAGCCATCTCCGAACAACCAGGACGGGCCGAAAATCATCACCAGCTTGGCCTGTGTTACGATTTGTACGCACAAAGAGCCAAAAAGAAAGGGGAAAATGCTCTTGAGTGGAATAACAAGGCACTTGCCGAACTTGATGAATGTCTTAGATTGAAAAGTTTACATGTCTATGCCGCATTGACTAGGGCAAAACTGTTGGAAGACATCCCGAACAGGAACCCAGAAGATGAATACACGAATATGTCTTGTATGGATTTTACTACAGACGACAAGCTTAAGATTTACGAAGAATTTGCTTCTTTTCTTAACAAGAACGAGACGGCGTCTAGATACAACGCCAGATTTGACATGTGGCAGGAAGTTATGAACATTTCCACTGAACACTTTGGACATCAAAATGAATCAGGTAAATGGGAAGCGACTCTAAAAGCGAACGATTCTAAAACTAAAGCGTACAAGGTATTGGAAGAGCACTACAAAGGTCAAGCAGATCATCTGAAGCTTGGAATTCTATTCTACCAGAACTATGAGTTCGATCAAGCCATCGACATGTTGGCCACAGTGGACCAAACAAACGCCGAAGTGCCGTACTACCTTGCAAAGTCGTATCTCAAAAAAGGTCAAGAGAAAACTGTTGGCGATCAAGCAAATCCCGTAGAAGCAGCTGAGGATTTCACAAGGGCTCGTGAGAAAGTACAGTTGGCACGAAAGTCAGGATTGGAACCACAACAGGTTCGAGAAGTACTAGCGGACACAGCTCTGGCAATCGCACACAATGAACTTCAGGCCAACGCAAATGACGTCATTCAACTGGAAGACaagtgtgtgacgtcatatcGCAAGGCAGTCAGATGTGGAAGCCTGGTCGCCGTTTTGGAGCTGATGAAGCTGGTTGAGAAGGGCCTCATCAAAATCACCTCGATCTCAAGATTCATCCAG aTGTTGGCAGAAATAGAGGTGTGTTGTTCACAGTCCCAATCTGACGCCCTACATGGTGAATCTAAGCCACTGACGTTCGAAGGAGGCTTGAGATCCAAGGAAACTGATATCGAACCTTGCATGCTGATGAATCGCACCAAGATCAAAGCAGATATCAAGGGAATCCTGTCAAAGGAAAAGTTTTTCCAAAAGGCAAGAAAGGGACTTTTCGAAATGGAGGTTGAACTACTCAAGGAAAGGTTTGGAG GTACCGATGGACATGGATTAGATGGGAGAGAAGAGGCGAGTCCGTTAGAGGGCGTAACTGATGACGTAATCGACAAGGCTGTTGGCAGCTGTTGTGATACGAGACCTCTGCTTGATCGTGTCATGGAAAAATTTCTG aaagatGAACTGGAACTAGCTACGGTGAAGAACAACTATTTCCCTCTGATACTTGATGAGAATTTGACCCCTGAAAAGACAGAGGAAAGTCTTCTAGAAAAACTCAAGATCTGTGAGGTTGACATGAGGACACACTACCCAAAGCTCTATGACTATCTACTGAAG CTGCAGCCAAAAATCAGTCCAGGAAATACATTCATGAAGAACTTCTGTACCGTCGTGAACAAGACAAAACACAGCAGTGGGGACGTTCTGGATATCGAACCGTATGTAGTCGAACTGGCTCGACAGTCTACCGACAAAGTCGAAGAGATATGCCAAGTATTCTTCGACACCATGGAAGAGGCGAAGGTGTTGGGGACGAGGGTGAAAGATTTGGTATCAGCCATAATACAAGGCGGTGGTAAAGAGGTTGAGAAGGCAGATGAACTTTTCGGAATACTGATGAAGAACGAAGTCTTCGTTATCAGACTGGATAATACCTGGAAGTATCTTGGG ATGCTCGCATTGATAAATCACAGTAGAAAGGAAGCTGGTACCGATGTCGACCTAACTAGTTGGGctgagttgtccgaacggaaCAGTGGGTTTAGTCAAGATCTCCGTAAGGGTTATCTAGAGGTCGAAGCTGCACTCTTGACCAATAATGGTGATCAAAGCTCGACGGAGGTTCTTAATGAGTGTCACAAGACGTGCTTAGAGGCTGACAAACTCTTGAACAAGTCACTGCAGAGTAAG GAAAACCTGTACCCAACGTTTCCATTTCTAGACAAATGCCCAGTCGAGAACAAACAATCCTGGGAAGGAAACGTGAAAAAGCAGCTCAAATCAAAAGAACTCCCGTCTCAGAAAATCACCAACGACAAAAAATTGCTTGAAATCATTTTAAAG GCACAGCCGTGTTCCAATGAGGATAACTACCGTTTCATAGCAATGCGAAAGTTCCTCGATGATCGGTCGAGAAAAATCTTCAAAGACACGGTATCCATCGTGAAAGGAACAAACGCCACGGAGTCTTATGGCGTCTTGGATCTCACTCGGTGGTGTGTGAACCATGCTGAGAAGTTGGCCTCCGAAGTCATGGCTTGTATGAATCAACTTTAA
- the LOC117298834 gene encoding protein unc-93 homolog A-like codes for MGDIDSTSCRPNYSELKMDNETIARDANGTETRDSDGIEKMEIHEAPDGGSGGISENSAHWGTKRIFKNLLVICLCFMCLFTAFQALSNLQSSINCDAGLGLASLSTIYATLVVSAIFIPSITIRYLGMKWTIAAATLCYAVYIAANFYPSWATLIPTSALLGLSAAPLWAAKSTYVTTIGKRYALISGNTENAIINRFFGIFFLFFQSSQVLGNLISSLVLRQDTSEDVTGEFVCGANDCPAAPDENVTSYCNPPDKSVTNTLIGIYLGSGLAAGLIVSIFLDRLQTSRRTQTENPGQLFLATLRLLKDYRMILLVPLTIYSGLEQGFITGDFTRSYVTCTVGVSWVGYVMICYGVTDALCSFFAGRLVKHIGRVPLFTFGAVMQMTLIFTLIFWVPNKDQLAVLFVIAACWGMADAVWQTQINALYGILFTDKQEAAFSNYRLWESVGFTVSFAYSNYLCVWIKLAILATVLVFGIGFYYIIEMKAYLARKRAEKTKTASVKKAQTDLS; via the exons ATGGGAGATATAGATTCAACCAGTTGCAGGCCGAACTACAGTGAATTAAAG ATGGATAATGAAACGATTGCTCGTGACGCAAATGGAACAGAAACGCGAGACAGTGATGGGATTGAAAAGATGGAAATACACGAAGCTCCAgatggtggcagcggtgggatcagTGAGAATTCAGCTCATTGGGGCACCAAGCGAATCTTCAAGAACCTCCTGGTCATCTGCCTGTGCTTCATGTGCCTATTCACGGCCTTCCAAGCTCTCTCTAACCTCCAGAGCAGCATCAACTGTGATGCCGGTCTCGGATTGGCCTCTTTGAGCACAATCTACGCAACCCTGGTCGTATCCGCTATTTTCATTCCCTCAATCACTATCCGGTACTTGGGTATGAAATGGACGATAGCAGCTGCCACGCTCTGCTATGCAGTCTACATAGCTGCTAATTTCTACCCATCATGGGCGACCCTGATCCCTACGTCCGCGCTGCTGGGTCTTTCAGCCGCTCCACTGTGGGCTGCAAAGAGCACCTACGTCACGACTATCGGAAAAAGGTACGCCTTGATTTCAGGGAACACAGAGAACGCCATCATCAACAGGTTCTTTGGTatcttcttcctcttcttccAGTCCAGTCAAGTATTGGGAAACTTAATATCTTCATTGGTCTTACGACAGGATACTAGCGAAGACGTCACTGGAGAATTCGTCTGTGGTGCCAATGACTGCCCAGCCG CACCAGATGAAAACGTTACGAGTTACTGCAACCCACCAGATAAGAGTGTCACAAACACCCTTATTGGTATCTATCTTGGAAGTGGTCTGGCAGCTGGGCTCATCGTGTCAATCTTTCTAGATAG ACTTCAAACCAGCCGGAGAACGCAGACAGAGAACCCAGGCCAGCTTTTTCTGGCCACTCTGCGTCTGTTAAAAGACTACAGAATGATTCTCCTAGTCCCTTTGACGATTTACAGTGGGCTGGAGCAGGGGTTTATCACGGGCGATTTCACAAGG TCTTATGTGACGTGCACCGTGGGTGTTAGCTGGGTTGGTTACGTCATGATTTGTTACGGTGTAACGGACGCTCTCTGCTCATTCTTTGCCGGGCGATTGGTCAAACACATTGGTCGGGTACCACTCTTCACCTTCGGTGCCGTCATGCAAATGACGTTGATATTTACCCTCATCTTCTGGGTGCCGAACAAGGACCAACTAGCTGTGTTGTTTGTAATCGCAGCGTGTTGGGGTATGGCTGATGCCGTGTGGCAAACGCAAATTAATG CGCTGTATGGTATACTTTTCACCGACAAGCAAGAGGCTGCTTTCTCCAACTACCGTCTGTGGGAAAGTGTCGGATTTACAGTCTCTTTCGCCTACAGTAACTACCTGTGTGTGTGGATCAAACTGGCCATTCTCGCCACTGTCCTGGTCTTCGGAATCGGCTTCTATTATATCATCGAAATGAAGGCATATTTGGCGAGAAAAAGAgcggagaaaacaaaaactgcttcTGTCAAGAAAGCTCAGACAGATTTGTCATAG
- the LOC117298771 gene encoding guanidinobutyrase-like: MIEGRPLTICLQESLRFGRQFPTAKFYFLKSLKFTTRTQIMFRTSLCSSVARMQKQTKIRSTLCDAVHRHLSGTSPCYDNQFNQPKCGLESPRSGGIATMFRLPYQKTSEGLDACFVGIPLDIGTSYRSGTRLGPRQIRSESCLVRNRNTLGAGPYACMQVADIGDVDITMYDLKRAVRMIKESFDKIIHKGCKPLTLGGDHTLTYPVLQAIKDKYGPVGLVHVDAHGDTSDVMLGEKIAHGTPFRRAIEEELVDPKKMIQIGIRGSQYTEDDTEWQRNLGVRVERAEACYHKSLTPLMSEVRQLMGDIPVYISFDIDGIDPGFAPGTGTPEICGLTPIQGLEIIRGCRGMNIIGGDLVEVSPQYDPFGTTALLAANLLFEMLCVLPGVELPSK, translated from the exons ATGATCGAAGgtaggccattaactatttgtttgcaagAGTCCTTGAGGTTTGGTAGGCAGTTTCCAACAGctaaattctattttctcaaatcaCTGAAATTTACAACAAGAACACAAATCATGTTCCGGACGTCATTGTGCAGCTCTGTGGCGAGAATGCAGAAACAGACGAAGATACGTTCGACACTGTGTGATGCAGTACACCGACATCTGAGCGGGACGTCCCCATGCTACGACAACCAGTTCAACCAGCCAAAGTGCGGTCTGGAAAGCCCCCGGTCCGGTGGAATTGCAACCATGTTCAGACTCCCATATCAGAAAACATCCGAAG GTCTGGATGCCTGCTTTGTTGGAATTCCTCTGGATATTGGCACATCGTATAGGTCAGGGACCAGACTAGGTCCAAGGCAAATACGATCGGAGTCGTGCCTCGTAAGGAACCGAAACACCCTGG GTGCTGGCCCCTATGCCTGTATGCAAGTTGCTGACATTGGTGACGTCGACATAACCATGTATGACCTGAAGAGAGCAGTGCGCATGATCAAAGAATCCTTCGATAAAATCATCCACAAGGGTTGTAAACCGTTGACGCTCGGTGGAGACCATACCCTTACCTACCCGGTTCTTCAAGCAATAAAG GATAAGTACGGGCCGGTTGGACTTGTGCATGTTGATGCTCACGGGGATACGTCTGACGTGATGCTAGGGGAGAAGATCGCCCATGGAACCCCCTTCCGCCGTGCGATCGAGGAAGAGCTCGTCGATCCCAAGAAAATGATCCAAATTGGCATTCGGGGGAGCCAGTACACCGAAGATGACACGGAGTGGCAGAGAAACCTG GGTGTCCGTGTCGAAAGAGCCGAGGCGTGCTACCACAAATCGCTCACCCCTCTCATGTCAGAGGTCAGGCAACTAATGGGAGACATCCCTGTTTACATCAGCTTTGATATTGATGGTATAGATCCAGGATTCGCTCCAGGAACAG GGACTCCAGAGATATGCGGGCTAACCCCAATACAGGGGCTTGAGATTATACGCGGATGTAGAGGCATGAATATCATTGGTGGAGATCTAGTCGAG GTGTCGCCTCAGTACGACCCGTTTGGTACAACAGCCTTGCTAGCTGCCAACCTCCTCTTTGAGATGTTATGCGTTCTTCCCGGTGTTGAGCTTCCTTCGAAGTGA
- the LOC117298884 gene encoding transmembrane 9 superfamily member 2-like, whose protein sequence is MVCFRRGGGGSVLRGMATAVVFVLLLVKCSALYLPGLAPVSFCSKENEDKYKVSGKPLEIMCKSSIAMYVNRLDSTESVIPFEYDKFDFCQLSQEVRPVENLGQVVFGERISSSPYEFTFNKNQTCVKVCEKTYDPTKKEELEKLNFLKKGIMLNYQQHWIIDNMPVTWCYPVEGGQHYCAPGFPIGCYVDKNGHRKDACVIDGSYGLPDMYYLFNHVNFTITFHPLQENKDVARIVSVKIEPHSIDHKDTDQCLTGLSENVAYTPLAIPDKVEKPIKIRYTFNVNFVPNFEMRWASRWDYILESMPHTNIQWFSIMNSLVIVLFLSGMVAMIMLRTLHKDITRYNQMDTEEAQEEFGWKLVHGDVFRPPRKGMLLSVLLGSGSQMFFMTFITLVFACLGFLSPANRGSLMTCALVLYVCLGTPAGFVSARMYKTFGGEKWKSNLILTCVLIPGLIFTIVFILNLLLWAKQSSAAIPFTTLVALLAMWFGVSVPLVFVGSYFGFKKRPIEFPVRTNQIPRQIPEQSFYTRPFPGIIMGGVLPFGCIFIQLFFILNSIWSHQFYYMFGFLFFVAIILVITCSEATVLLCYFHLCAEDYHWWWRSFLTSGFTAVYLFIYCVHYFVSKLTIHGTASTILYFGYTSIIVIMFFLFTGSVGFFACFWFVTKIYSVVKVD, encoded by the exons ATGGTGTGTTTTAGGAGAGGCGGTGGTGGTTCTGTTTTACGTGGAATGGCAACTGCGGTGGTTTTCGTGCTCCTTCTTGTGAAGTGTTCGGCACTTTACCTACCGGGGCTGGCACCCGTCAGTTTCTGCTCGAAGGAAAATGAAGACAAATATAAAGTATCAGGAAAGCCTTTGGAAATTATGTGCAAG agTTCGATAGCTATGTATGTCAACCGACTGGACTCGACAGAGAGTGTTATTCCCTTTGAATATGACAA gttCGACTTCTGCCAGCTCTCCCAGGAAGTCCGACCGGTTGAAAATCTTGGACAAGTCGTCTTTGGTGAGCGCATCAGCTCGTCGCCCTATGAGTTCACCTTCAATAAGAACCAGACATGTGTTAAGGTCTGCGAGAAAACCTACGACCCGACCAAGAAGGAAGAACTTGAGAAGTTGAACTTTCTCAAGAAGGGGATCATGCTGAACTACCAGCAGCACTG GATCATAGACAACATGCCTGTCACATGGTGCTATCCAGTGGAGGGGGGCCAGCATTACTGTGCCCCAGGTTTCCCCATCGGATGTTACGTCGACAAGAATGGTCATCGCAAAGATGCCTGCGTTATTGAT GGTAGCTATGGTCTTCCGGATATGTACTACTTATTCAACCATGTTAACTTCACCATCACGTTTCATCCCCTGCAAGAAAACAAGGATGTGGCGAGAATTGTCTCTGTCAAGATTGAGCCTCATAG TATTGATCACAAAGACACCGACCAATGTCTCACGGGGCTGAGCGAAAATGTGGCTTACACTCCATTAGCGATCCCAGACAAGGTGGAAAAGCCAATCAAAATCAGGTACACCTTCAACGTCAACTTTGTG CCTAACTTTGAGATGCGCTGGGCCTCACGCTGGGACTATATCCTAGAGTCCATGCCTCACACCAACATCCAGTGGTTCAG TATCATGAACTCCTTGGTGATTGTCTTGTTTCTGTCCGGTATGGTTGCCATGATAATGCTGCGCACACTTCATAAGGATATCACACGCTACAACCAAATGGACACC gaGGAGGCTCAGGAGGAGTTTGGCTGGAAGCTCGTTCACGGAGACGTCTTCCGTCCCCCGCGTAAGGGAATGCTGCTCTCGGTTCTGCTTGGGTCGGGTTCTCAGATGTTCTTCATGACGTTCATCACTCTGG TGTTTGCCTGTCTTGGGTTCCTCTCGCCAGCCAACCGTGGGTCCTTGATGACATGTGCTCTGGTTCTTTATGTCTGCCTTGGAACACCGGCTGGCTTCGTCTCTGCAAGAATGTACAAGA cgttTGGTGGTGAGAAGTGGAAGTCCAACCTGATCCTGACCTGTGTCCTGATCCCAGGCTTGATCTTTACCATCGTCTTCATTCTGAACCTTCTCCTTTGGGCTAAGCAGAGCTCCGCAGCTATACCCTTCACCACACTGGTAGCCCTCCTGGCAATGTGGTTCGGAGTGTCCGTACCGCTTGTGTTCGTCGGGTCGTACTTTGGCTTCAAAAAGAGG CCCATCGAGTTCCCAGTGCGCACAAACCAGATCCCACGCCAGATCCCAGAGCAGTCCTTCTACACCCGTCCGTTCCCCGGAATCATCATGGGTGGGGTGCTCCCCTTCGGCTGTATCTTCATTCAGCTTTTCTTTATCTTGAACAGCATCTG GTCTCACCAGTTCTACTACATGTTTGGCTTCTTGTTCTTCGTGGCCATCATCCTAGTCATCACTTGCTCCGAAGCCACCGTTCTCCTCTGCTATTTCCATCTATGTGCTGAG GATTATCATTGGTGGTGGCGCTCTTTCCTGACCAGTGGTTTCACGGCAGTGTATCTGTTCATTTACTGCGTGCATTACTTTGTCTCTAAGTTGACCATTCATGGAACTGCGAGTACCATCCTGTACTTCGGCTACACCTCCATTATCGTCATAATGTTCTTTTTGTTCACCG GCTCGGTTGGGTTCTTTGCTTGCTTCTGGTTCGTCACCAAAATCTACAGCGTCGTCAAGGTGGACTAA